In one Candidatus Nomurabacteria bacterium genomic region, the following are encoded:
- a CDS encoding DNA-directed RNA polymerase subunit alpha: MDSILLPNKIKFNRGERPHEGVLTVEPCTQGYGTTIGNALRRVLLSSLSGAAITSVKIKNADHEFSVIKNVKEDVLEIILNLKAVRVKLFSEEPVKLTLSVKGDKVVTAGDFVKDAQVEIVNPDLQIATLTDASATLEMEVTITPGRGYRSTDDRSKEKAELGTIAIDAFFSPVLNVSYKVEAARVGDKIDFDKLTLRVETDGSLDPLDAVNQAVTILQDNFQVLNNLAYAEETA; encoded by the coding sequence ATGGACTCCATCCTTCTTCCAAATAAGATTAAGTTTAATCGTGGCGAACGCCCTCATGAGGGTGTCCTCACGGTTGAGCCTTGCACGCAAGGTTACGGGACGACGATCGGCAACGCTCTTCGTCGTGTGCTCCTTTCCTCCCTCTCTGGCGCAGCTATAACGTCAGTGAAGATCAAGAATGCCGATCATGAATTTTCGGTAATCAAGAACGTGAAGGAGGATGTGCTCGAAATCATTCTCAATCTCAAAGCGGTGCGTGTAAAGCTCTTCTCCGAAGAGCCAGTCAAGCTCACTCTTTCTGTCAAAGGCGATAAAGTCGTGACAGCAGGTGACTTTGTCAAAGACGCGCAAGTAGAGATTGTAAACCCAGACTTACAGATCGCAACGTTGACGGATGCTTCCGCAACGCTCGAGATGGAAGTGACAATCACCCCGGGTCGTGGCTATCGTTCAACCGATGACCGCTCAAAAGAAAAAGCCGAACTTGGCACCATTGCCATCGACGCTTTCTTCAGCCCAGTGCTCAATGTCTCTTATAAGGTAGAGGCGGCACGTGTCGGTGATAAGATCGACTTTGATAAACTCACGCTCCGCGTAGAAACAGATGGCTCACTTGATCCGCTCGACGCGGTCAATCAGGCAGTCACGATTCTGCAGGACAATTTCCAGGTTCTAAATAACTTGGCCTACGCCGAAGAAACGGCTTAA
- the rpsD gene encoding 30S ribosomal protein S4, giving the protein MKKNQLTAKKSRREGIALSDASKHQRALTRRPFAPGVHGPDSRTRMTDYGKQLREKQKAKRMYGLNERQFSNLFAEMKSKMGDTSVKFIQALESRLDNVVYRSGLVKTRAAGRQAVSHAQFLLNGKKHNIPSYRVRAGDVITIRENKRNSALWKDAEEKLSKSDKLSWIAVEPKTLSVKVTGVPTDKELQQPFDVKMIVEFYSR; this is encoded by the coding sequence ATGAAAAAGAATCAACTTACCGCCAAAAAATCCCGTCGTGAGGGGATTGCGCTTTCCGATGCTAGCAAGCATCAGCGCGCCTTGACCAGACGTCCGTTCGCTCCGGGCGTACATGGCCCCGACAGTCGCACTCGCATGACCGATTACGGCAAGCAATTGCGCGAAAAACAAAAAGCGAAGCGTATGTACGGTTTGAACGAACGCCAGTTCTCCAATCTCTTTGCAGAAATGAAAAGCAAGATGGGTGATACTAGTGTCAAGTTCATCCAAGCGCTTGAATCTCGTCTCGATAACGTTGTGTACCGCTCAGGTTTGGTAAAAACACGAGCTGCAGGACGTCAGGCGGTTTCACATGCTCAATTCCTTCTTAACGGTAAAAAGCACAATATCCCTTCTTACCGTGTACGCGCTGGTGATGTCATCACTATCCGCGAAAACAAGCGCAACAGCGCCTTGTGGAAGGATGCTGAGGAAAAACTTTCAAAATCTGATAAACTGTCCTGGATTGCTGTCGAGCCTAAGACTCTCTCTGTGAAAGTCACAGGTGTACCGACGGATAAGGAGCTTCAGCAACCATTCGACGTCAAGATGATTGTCGAATTCTACTCTCGCTAA
- the rpsK gene encoding 30S ribosomal protein S11: MSESTKSATKSAAKGKVASAKAKAKAKTKKARGQVVEGKAFIHASFNNTIVTLTDMNGNTLSWSSAGVQGFKGPKKATPYAASMIVKDAVEKAADYGLKEVSVFMSGVGQGREGALRALNANGLGILTIKDVTPIPHNGCRQPRPRRV; this comes from the coding sequence ATGAGTGAATCAACAAAATCCGCTACCAAAAGCGCCGCAAAAGGCAAGGTAGCAAGCGCTAAAGCGAAAGCAAAAGCGAAAACCAAAAAAGCTCGAGGTCAAGTTGTTGAAGGAAAGGCGTTTATCCATGCTTCTTTCAATAACACGATCGTCACCCTTACTGACATGAACGGCAATACGCTTTCATGGTCCAGTGCTGGTGTACAGGGTTTCAAAGGTCCTAAAAAAGCAACTCCATACGCTGCATCTATGATCGTTAAGGACGCTGTCGAAAAAGCAGCAGACTACGGTCTCAAAGAAGTAAGCGTATTCATGAGTGGTGTCGGTCAGGGTCGCGAAGGCGCCCTCCGTGCCTTGAATGCAAACGGACTTGGTATCCTTACAATCAAGGATGTTACCCCTATTCCACATAATGGCTGCCGCCAACCGCGCCCACGTCGCGTTTAA
- the rpsM gene encoding 30S ribosomal protein S13 produces MARIAGVNLPSAKRIDIALTYIHGIGTVTAQRIVAQAGLDAAVRVKDLPAEDANKLREIVEKEHRVEGELRREVLGHIKRLKEIGAYRGTRHNKGLPARGQRTKTNSRTRRGNVRKTMGSGKRKLEKT; encoded by the coding sequence ATGGCTCGTATTGCAGGCGTAAACCTCCCATCAGCAAAGCGCATTGATATTGCGCTCACTTATATTCACGGCATCGGCACCGTTACTGCTCAGCGCATTGTCGCTCAAGCAGGCTTGGATGCAGCTGTTCGTGTCAAAGACCTTCCAGCAGAAGATGCAAACAAACTACGTGAAATCGTAGAAAAGGAGCATCGTGTAGAAGGTGAACTTCGTCGTGAAGTTCTTGGTCACATCAAGCGCCTTAAAGAAATCGGTGCTTATCGTGGTACTCGTCACAATAAGGGTCTCCCTGCTCGTGGCCAACGTACAAAAACAAACTCCCGTACACGTCGCGGTAATGTCCGCAAGACAATGGGATCTGGTAAACGTAAGCTTGAAAAGACGTAA
- the rpmJ gene encoding 50S ribosomal protein L36, whose translation MKVRSSVKSMCRDCQVTRRKGRVVVICKKNPKHKQRQG comes from the coding sequence ATGAAAGTCCGATCCTCGGTCAAATCTATGTGCCGCGATTGCCAAGTAACTCGCCGAAAAGGTCGAGTGGTCGTGATTTGTAAAAAGAATCCGAAGCACAAGCAGCGTCAAGGCTAA
- the infA gene encoding translation initiation factor IF-1, with amino-acid sequence MAKPSSPNKEFLVVKGTIEENLPSATFKVKLDNGQSILCYLAGKMRMNRIRLTPGDEVQVEITPYDLTKGRITFRL; translated from the coding sequence ATGGCCAAACCGTCCTCTCCTAACAAAGAATTCTTGGTAGTAAAGGGGACGATTGAAGAAAACCTCCCATCAGCAACCTTTAAGGTAAAGCTCGATAATGGACAGTCAATTTTGTGTTATCTTGCAGGAAAAATGCGTATGAATCGCATTCGTTTGACCCCCGGAGACGAGGTTCAAGTAGAGATAACTCCGTATGATTTGACAAAAGGTCGTATAACCTTTAGATTGTAG
- a CDS encoding histidine phosphatase family protein codes for MDILQPENAMQVHLIRHAESEANTKPGYFGVYDPPLTARGRDQAERLGDCLQRNGLQPGYFASSDLMRAHSTATIVTTRLAGIGYEIHLSQDLREIHRGDWTGRSIEEVKNENPDLWAQFSDGDLDFTPPGGESMRTVGLRMMKAFNLAVSKMSDQGIEHGMIVSHGRAIGAFHALYSGCRPEVGWRYIIHNTSITTFEYHLKHGWGIRRLNSTPHLGL; via the coding sequence ATGGATATTCTTCAACCAGAAAACGCGATGCAAGTTCACTTGATTCGACATGCCGAATCAGAGGCAAATACAAAGCCTGGATACTTTGGTGTATATGATCCACCGCTTACGGCGCGTGGACGCGATCAGGCAGAGAGGCTAGGGGATTGTTTGCAACGAAATGGGCTACAGCCTGGATATTTTGCCAGCTCAGATCTCATGCGTGCTCACAGTACAGCGACGATTGTCACAACAAGGCTTGCTGGTATAGGTTATGAAATTCATCTTTCGCAGGATCTTCGTGAAATTCATCGAGGTGATTGGACGGGGAGATCTATCGAAGAGGTGAAGAACGAAAATCCTGATTTGTGGGCACAGTTCTCCGATGGCGATCTAGATTTCACCCCACCGGGTGGCGAATCGATGCGTACGGTTGGACTGCGTATGATGAAGGCATTCAATCTCGCCGTTAGCAAGATGTCGGACCAGGGCATAGAACATGGGATGATCGTGTCGCATGGCCGTGCCATCGGTGCATTTCATGCATTGTACTCAGGGTGTCGACCTGAGGTTGGATGGCGCTATATCATTCACAATACTTCAATCACGACGTTTGAATATCATCTAAAACATGGATGGGGGATACGTCGACTCAATTCAACCCCACATCTCGGACTTTAG
- a CDS encoding alanine--tRNA ligase: MTLSEIRQKYLDFFKSKDHVIIPSASIVPENDPTVLFTTAGMQPLVPFLVGTPHPSGKRLTDAQVCLRTDDIDEVGDNRHLTMFEMLGNWSLGDYFKEESIGYSFEFLTSDKGLALDPKRIYVTVFEGDADAPRDEESIALWQKAFASAGITAEVGVSEKDEPTKTEKGARIYAYPKKKNWWGPAGLTGPCGPDTEIFYDTGLPHTEGFDVVCNPNCDCGRFVEIWNNVFMQYNKTAEGTFEPLAQKNVDTGMGLERITTIKQGSSTVFDIEVFQSIFDAINALAEKTPQEAERSYRIIADHIRAATFVIGDQNGVAPSNVGQGYIVRRLLRRAIREGKRIGINEMFTAKIADEVIRLFGDHYTQLTNNRERIIEEMNKEEEKFGRTIENGMKELEKMMAKGEVSGEQAFLLYQSFGFPIELTEELLQENGKQVDKEAFAAEFKKHQDLSRTASAGAFKGGLADHSEETTRLHTATHLLHKALKVVLGDHVEQKGSNITAERLRFDFSHPQKMTDEEKQRVEDMVNDAIRRDLPVTSGAYTTDEARDMGALGYFADKYAQLGGNVTVYTVGDYSKEICGGPHVTHTGELGSFKLVKEEAVSAGVRRIKATVTGPQK, encoded by the coding sequence ATGACATTGTCTGAAATTCGCCAAAAATACCTTGATTTCTTTAAATCTAAGGACCACGTCATCATTCCTTCGGCATCGATTGTGCCTGAGAATGACCCTACCGTTTTATTTACGACGGCTGGCATGCAGCCGCTCGTACCTTTTTTGGTCGGTACTCCTCATCCATCAGGCAAGCGTCTTACCGATGCGCAAGTCTGTTTGCGTACCGATGATATCGACGAGGTAGGGGACAATCGTCATCTCACCATGTTTGAGATGTTGGGTAATTGGTCGCTTGGTGATTATTTTAAAGAAGAGTCAATCGGTTATTCTTTTGAATTTTTAACATCTGATAAAGGGCTTGCTTTAGATCCAAAACGTATTTACGTGACGGTATTCGAAGGTGATGCTGACGCACCTCGCGACGAAGAATCTATCGCGCTTTGGCAAAAAGCGTTTGCGTCAGCCGGCATTACTGCCGAGGTTGGTGTTTCAGAAAAAGACGAACCAACCAAAACAGAAAAGGGCGCACGTATTTACGCGTATCCAAAAAAGAAAAACTGGTGGGGTCCTGCTGGGTTAACCGGTCCATGCGGTCCAGATACCGAGATCTTTTATGATACAGGATTGCCTCACACAGAAGGCTTTGACGTTGTCTGTAATCCAAACTGCGATTGCGGTCGTTTTGTCGAGATTTGGAATAACGTCTTCATGCAATACAACAAAACGGCAGAAGGTACTTTTGAGCCACTCGCACAAAAGAACGTTGATACAGGCATGGGTCTTGAGCGTATCACTACAATCAAACAAGGTTCATCGACGGTTTTTGATATTGAAGTGTTTCAATCAATCTTTGACGCTATTAATGCGCTAGCTGAGAAAACTCCACAAGAGGCAGAGCGCTCTTATCGCATCATTGCGGATCATATTCGTGCAGCGACCTTTGTGATTGGTGATCAAAACGGAGTAGCGCCTTCAAATGTTGGTCAGGGATATATTGTTCGTCGATTATTACGTCGTGCAATTCGCGAAGGTAAACGCATTGGTATCAACGAAATGTTCACCGCTAAAATCGCTGATGAAGTTATTCGTCTTTTTGGTGATCACTATACTCAGCTTACAAACAATCGCGAACGCATCATCGAAGAGATGAACAAAGAAGAAGAAAAATTCGGCCGTACCATCGAGAACGGTATGAAGGAGCTCGAAAAGATGATGGCAAAAGGTGAGGTTTCTGGTGAACAAGCATTCTTGCTCTACCAGTCTTTCGGATTCCCAATTGAGCTTACCGAAGAATTACTTCAAGAAAACGGTAAACAAGTCGACAAAGAAGCTTTTGCTGCAGAATTTAAAAAGCACCAAGATCTTTCGCGTACGGCCTCTGCGGGTGCTTTCAAAGGCGGTCTTGCTGATCACAGCGAAGAAACCACGCGCTTACACACAGCAACGCACTTATTGCATAAAGCGCTAAAAGTCGTTCTTGGTGATCACGTCGAGCAAAAAGGTTCTAATATCACGGCCGAGCGTTTACGCTTTGATTTTTCACATCCACAAAAAATGACGGACGAAGAAAAGCAACGTGTAGAGGATATGGTTAATGACGCCATTCGTCGCGACCTTCCTGTTACCTCAGGAGCATATACAACAGACGAGGCAAGAGATATGGGTGCGCTTGGTTACTTTGCGGATAAATACGCTCAACTTGGTGGTAATGTCACGGTCTATACAGTGGGGGATTATTCAAAAGAAATCTGCGGAGGTCCACATGTCACACACACGGGCGAGCTTGGATCCTTTAAACTCGTCAAAGAAGAGGCAGTTTCGGCAGGTGTCCGTCGCATCAAAGCAACTGTAACTGGTCCACAAAAGTAA
- a CDS encoding rhodanese-like domain-containing protein: MVFSIIIGILIGGGILYWWLSTRTPLKGNDPYNATSTIITATTTQTSVTSTQPITEFEDYQLYKAQEEQLVASLVSKYKTSPQESAALLGIAYSPLPQDTNSQFVASYYEAVDHKQFSKAFAMTGAASSEAELISWYQNALHIDVLQMKPVSATQRQLLVAIREYGVLDLYEVVQEVLMTNGQPAKLKLLSSKKIKTISVDEKAENSPLSIKNAVVGDWIKEKKDIVILDARENLERKNGYIPGSIHVRGFDAIEHPELYLPLDKPIVVYCWSGGRGSEIASALRDKGYQAYALENGVNSWVNEYHGIWTGTLSFFETYPQFADIKSKKDWQKSMQKNPVVIDAREEYQILADPQDSIVRIPLFSTSNTDVENSLALIPKNSSVTVICQQYANCFGAKIIAQTLYMRGYQVLGAYDLSR; this comes from the coding sequence GTGGTATTTTCTATCATCATTGGGATCCTTATCGGAGGTGGTATTTTGTATTGGTGGCTTAGTACGCGAACGCCATTAAAGGGAAATGATCCATATAACGCGACATCAACCATCATTACGGCAACCACGACCCAAACAAGCGTAACGAGCACGCAACCAATAACAGAGTTTGAGGACTACCAACTCTACAAAGCGCAAGAAGAGCAGCTTGTTGCGTCACTCGTATCAAAGTATAAAACATCACCGCAAGAATCTGCAGCGCTTTTAGGGATTGCTTATAGTCCTTTACCGCAAGACACAAATAGTCAATTTGTTGCCTCGTATTACGAAGCTGTTGATCATAAGCAATTTAGTAAGGCTTTTGCGATGACCGGAGCCGCAAGTAGCGAGGCTGAACTTATAAGCTGGTATCAAAACGCGCTTCATATTGATGTTTTACAAATGAAGCCAGTTTCTGCGACTCAGCGGCAGTTACTCGTTGCTATTCGTGAATATGGCGTATTAGATCTCTACGAAGTTGTTCAAGAGGTCTTGATGACCAATGGCCAACCAGCGAAATTAAAATTACTCTCTTCAAAGAAGATAAAAACCATTTCAGTTGATGAAAAGGCAGAAAATTCACCTCTTTCAATAAAGAATGCGGTCGTTGGTGATTGGATCAAAGAAAAGAAAGATATAGTGATTTTGGATGCGCGCGAAAACCTCGAACGAAAAAATGGGTATATCCCTGGCAGTATCCATGTGCGCGGTTTTGATGCGATCGAACATCCTGAATTATATTTACCGTTAGATAAACCTATTGTCGTTTATTGCTGGAGCGGTGGTCGCGGGAGTGAGATTGCCAGCGCTTTACGTGATAAGGGTTATCAAGCCTATGCATTAGAAAATGGTGTAAATAGTTGGGTAAATGAGTATCACGGCATCTGGACAGGAACGCTCTCATTTTTTGAAACTTACCCGCAATTCGCTGATATAAAATCAAAAAAGGATTGGCAAAAGAGTATGCAAAAAAATCCTGTCGTGATCGATGCTCGTGAAGAGTATCAGATTCTTGCTGACCCGCAGGATAGCATTGTTCGTATCCCGCTTTTCTCAACAAGTAATACCGATGTTGAAAATAGCCTCGCTTTAATCCCAAAAAACTCATCGGTTACGGTAATCTGTCAGCAATACGCGAACTGCTTTGGTGCAAAAATAATTGCACAAACATTGTATATGCGAGGGTATCAAGTACTAGGAGCTTATGATCTTTCTCGATAA
- the mnmA gene encoding tRNA 2-thiouridine(34) synthase MnmA — translation MLENRLPPKGARVLVGMSGGVDSSVSAALLVEHGCIVEGGFIKNWSDSVDLWTGECQWRGERRDAIRVAAKLGIPLHTFDFEETYRARVIDRMFAEYADGITPNPDVLCNEEIKFGLFFEKAKELGFDYIATGHYARLREDEDGQTYLLKGADENKDQTYFLHRVSQEALRQSVFPIGHLQKNEVRDLAKKFELPTAQKPDSQGICFVGKIDFHDFLRKKNKAQPGDIVDKDGKKLGKHDGLDAYTIGQRHGLLVTSESKSWYVAKKNIKKNELIIVNDREDPLMYSSEALLRNTHWISRTPTSVGAGGSEGPGDDSERVEVKCAIRYRQTPMTCSIKKQGDYWHIVFAEPVWALAPGQSAVLYKDDECLGGGFMEDLSVDSQHEE, via the coding sequence ATGCTCGAAAATCGTTTACCGCCAAAAGGTGCTCGCGTCCTCGTCGGGATGTCCGGCGGGGTGGATTCGAGTGTCTCAGCGGCATTACTCGTTGAGCATGGTTGTATTGTTGAAGGTGGCTTTATCAAAAACTGGTCTGACTCCGTAGATCTTTGGACAGGTGAGTGTCAGTGGCGCGGCGAAAGACGTGACGCTATTCGTGTTGCTGCAAAACTCGGTATTCCATTACATACATTTGATTTTGAAGAGACCTATCGCGCACGCGTGATTGATCGCATGTTTGCAGAATACGCTGATGGCATCACGCCAAATCCAGATGTCTTATGCAATGAAGAAATAAAATTCGGACTCTTTTTTGAAAAGGCAAAAGAGCTTGGTTTTGATTATATCGCCACCGGCCACTATGCGCGTTTACGTGAAGATGAAGACGGTCAAACGTATCTCCTAAAAGGCGCGGATGAAAACAAAGATCAAACCTATTTTTTACACCGAGTTTCACAAGAAGCGCTTAGACAGTCCGTTTTTCCTATCGGTCACTTACAGAAAAATGAAGTACGTGATTTAGCTAAGAAATTTGAATTACCTACAGCGCAAAAACCTGATAGCCAAGGTATTTGCTTTGTTGGAAAAATTGATTTTCATGATTTTTTACGAAAAAAGAACAAGGCACAACCAGGTGATATTGTTGATAAAGACGGCAAAAAACTTGGCAAACATGATGGGCTTGATGCTTATACCATCGGTCAAAGACATGGCTTGCTTGTAACGAGCGAAAGCAAAAGCTGGTATGTCGCAAAAAAGAATATCAAAAAAAACGAGCTCATTATCGTAAACGACCGCGAAGACCCGCTCATGTATTCATCTGAGGCTTTGTTGCGTAATACTCATTGGATATCTAGAACCCCCACAAGTGTGGGGGCGGGGGGTTCAGAAGGGCCAGGGGATGATTCTGAGCGAGTGGAGGTAAAGTGCGCTATTCGTTATCGTCAAACACCGATGACGTGTTCTATCAAAAAACAAGGAGATTATTGGCATATTGTCTTTGCAGAACCGGTTTGGGCATTAGCCCCAGGTCAATCCGCGGTACTCTATAAAGACGACGAATGTCTCGGGGGTGGCTTCATGGAGGATTTATCAGTAGACTCACAGCATGAAGAATAA
- the rlmN gene encoding 23S rRNA (adenine(2503)-C(2))-methyltransferase RlmN produces the protein MDIHALEELLKERKEPAFRLKQAKQAYFVELAANWDDVTTYGKSLREACVTAAPWDTLKLVKTLTAPHGDTVKTLFECHDGQKIEAVLMRHEDGRNTVCVSSQVGCAMACAFCATGTMGLTRNLSAAEIYEQVIYFARWLKQEDKGERVTNLVLMGMGEPFHNYDNVMKALRVLNDGEGFNLGARHMSISTCGIVPAILKLAEENLQVNLAISIHAGTDETRNKFMPVNTPYNLEKLLAAVHTYMEKTNRKVMFEYLLLKGINDSFEEANALADILGPDYRLVHVNVIKFHPTESFDATNKENRIEFVRWLHDRGVPATHRVTFGEDIDAACGQLAVEESEGVTHQGLEATRINRAKKQHKVLSK, from the coding sequence ATGGACATCCACGCCCTCGAAGAATTACTTAAAGAACGCAAAGAACCAGCCTTTCGCTTAAAGCAAGCGAAGCAGGCATATTTTGTGGAACTTGCCGCCAATTGGGACGATGTCACAACCTACGGTAAGTCTTTGCGTGAGGCTTGTGTGACTGCAGCTCCCTGGGACACGTTAAAGCTCGTTAAAACGCTTACAGCACCACATGGTGATACGGTAAAAACATTATTTGAATGTCATGATGGTCAAAAAATCGAAGCCGTACTCATGCGTCACGAAGATGGGCGTAATACGGTTTGTGTTTCTTCACAGGTTGGTTGCGCGATGGCTTGCGCTTTTTGTGCGACCGGTACTATGGGACTTACGCGCAATCTGTCAGCGGCAGAAATTTACGAGCAAGTGATTTACTTTGCTCGTTGGCTCAAACAAGAAGATAAGGGCGAGAGAGTCACCAATCTTGTATTAATGGGAATGGGTGAACCGTTTCATAACTACGATAATGTCATGAAGGCATTACGCGTCTTAAATGATGGCGAAGGCTTTAACCTCGGCGCTCGTCATATGAGTATTTCTACGTGTGGGATCGTGCCTGCTATTTTGAAATTAGCCGAAGAAAATCTTCAAGTAAACCTTGCGATCTCAATTCATGCTGGTACAGATGAGACGCGTAATAAGTTTATGCCGGTCAATACACCGTATAATCTCGAAAAACTTCTTGCAGCAGTCCATACCTATATGGAAAAGACAAATCGCAAAGTCATGTTTGAGTATCTTCTCTTAAAAGGGATTAATGATTCGTTCGAGGAGGCAAATGCATTGGCAGATATTTTAGGTCCAGATTATCGTCTAGTCCATGTAAATGTTATCAAGTTTCATCCAACCGAATCATTTGATGCGACCAATAAAGAAAATCGTATTGAGTTTGTTCGATGGCTCCATGATCGTGGCGTACCTGCAACGCATCGCGTGACATTTGGCGAAGACATTGACGCTGCCTGCGGTCAGCTTGCCGTAGAAGAATCCGAAGGCGTTACGCATCAAGGCCTCGAAGCAACGCGTATCAATCGCGCCAAAAAACAACACAAGGTCTTAAGTAAGTAA
- a CDS encoding peptidoglycan-binding protein yields MKRSVLTTIVTAAFVSTLSFPATVSASYRPIPNEFAAAAIYVPSTNKMIYSFKPDKPHAAASLSKLVAGLVFLDTRPNWNTSMRSIQKDEVGGGRLRVDVGTRLALRDWWNAAIGASVNNAMNVIARSTGLSESAFAQRMNSKVKSLGTTQSVFYEPTGMNEHNMTSAADMVKIAKAAFDRSEIQSASVARGHYYTLAGASRYYNTTNVSFYDDSQVWMSGAKTGYLHESEYNLVTELEPYYPDGSHDPKKKVIVVVLGAPTKQGSFDSAKRMALWAWTQEEAFKATKALPGNRVVYGMTNADVTRVQTILARDKSVYADGRVTGYFGPLTLAAVKKFQEKYGIAKPGVLGYGQVGPNTWAKLVEIE; encoded by the coding sequence ATGAAACGAAGTGTATTAACAACCATTGTTACTGCAGCTTTCGTTAGCACCCTTTCTTTTCCTGCTACCGTTTCTGCTTCGTATCGACCCATCCCAAATGAGTTTGCGGCGGCGGCTATTTATGTACCGTCAACCAATAAGATGATCTATAGCTTTAAGCCTGATAAGCCACATGCGGCAGCAAGCTTAAGTAAGTTGGTCGCTGGTCTTGTTTTTCTTGATACTCGACCAAATTGGAATACCTCGATGAGGAGTATTCAAAAAGATGAAGTTGGAGGTGGAAGACTTAGGGTTGATGTTGGTACACGCCTCGCATTGCGTGATTGGTGGAACGCCGCCATTGGTGCCAGCGTAAATAACGCGATGAATGTTATTGCGCGTTCTACTGGATTGAGCGAGAGTGCTTTTGCACAACGCATGAATAGCAAGGTAAAGTCCTTAGGCACAACCCAATCCGTTTTTTATGAACCAACGGGGATGAATGAGCATAACATGACGTCCGCGGCTGATATGGTAAAGATCGCCAAGGCTGCTTTTGATCGGTCAGAAATTCAGTCAGCCTCTGTTGCAAGAGGGCATTACTATACGCTCGCTGGAGCATCGCGTTATTACAACACCACAAATGTGAGTTTTTATGACGATTCACAAGTATGGATGAGTGGCGCTAAAACAGGATATCTTCATGAGTCAGAGTACAATCTTGTAACCGAACTTGAGCCTTACTATCCAGACGGAAGTCATGATCCAAAAAAGAAAGTGATCGTTGTTGTTTTAGGCGCTCCAACAAAACAAGGGTCATTTGATAGTGCAAAACGCATGGCATTATGGGCGTGGACTCAAGAAGAAGCCTTTAAAGCAACAAAAGCACTTCCAGGCAATCGAGTTGTTTATGGTATGACGAATGCCGATGTGACTCGCGTTCAGACGATTCTTGCACGTGACAAATCTGTCTACGCCGATGGGCGTGTTACAGGGTATTTTGGCCCACTCACCCTCGCAGCAGTCAAAAAATTTCAAGAAAAATACGGCATCGCAAAACCTGGCGTATTGGGCTATGGCCAAGTCGGTCCAAATACCTGGGCAAAATTAGTAGAGATAGAATAA
- a CDS encoding L,D-transpeptidase, which translates to MLSVTAPSAEAIADADGDGISDAVELRFGTDPHNPDTDGDSFTDGQEIWAAFSPTSTEPIRLIKTINVDLSEQKLQQQLSGVVISEFTVSTGKPGMRTPTGTFKILNKHPRAWSRSAKLWMPYWMAFTTRGHGLHELPEWPGGKKEGEDHLGKPVSHGCIRLGIGAAKRLYEWSEIGTPVIIKQ; encoded by the coding sequence GTGCTTTCGGTAACCGCACCTTCTGCTGAGGCGATTGCCGATGCAGATGGTGATGGTATTTCAGACGCAGTAGAGTTACGCTTTGGAACTGATCCACACAATCCAGATACAGACGGTGATTCATTTACCGATGGTCAAGAGATTTGGGCGGCATTTTCACCAACAAGTACTGAGCCAATTCGTTTGATAAAAACGATCAATGTTGATTTAAGTGAGCAAAAGCTTCAGCAACAATTGAGTGGTGTTGTGATTTCAGAATTTACGGTTTCAACAGGTAAGCCAGGAATGAGAACACCAACAGGCACGTTTAAGATTCTTAATAAGCACCCACGAGCATGGTCCAGATCTGCAAAATTATGGATGCCGTATTGGATGGCCTTTACAACGCGTGGCCACGGATTACACGAGTTACCAGAATGGCCTGGTGGTAAAAAAGAAGGCGAAGATCATTTAGGTAAGCCTGTGAGTCATGGTTGTATACGTCTCGGTATCGGTGCAGCAAAAAGACTTTACGAATGGTCAGAAATTGGTACGCCCGTTATCATTAAGCAATAG